The DNA sequence ATGACCACCTCCTGGCGAGGAAGTAACCACGGCCCAGCTTGGCCGCCGGGCCCCGGGTGGCGGAAAGGTTTTGAGAAACCCCTGGGGGAAAGGTTCTGAGAATCAGCCTGCTACGTGGGGGAATGCTTCTGGGAAATCACAGTATCCGCGGGCATCTGGATCAGTCGCGGCCAAGTTCGGTCCAGCCGTCACGCTTGAGCGCCTCGGCGCAGGCGGTAGCGGCGTCGTGCGAGCCGAACGGTGGGCGCTGACAGACCTGAACTTGGCCGGTCTTGGGGTTCTTCATCACGACCGTCGTGGTCACGCAGGCTGCGAGAGCAGCAACACACGCGAGCAGGAGGAACCCAGTTCGCGGTGACATAGCGGTCCTCCTCCTTCCCGCTTCCCGCCCGTGATGACGCTGGCCGCGATCGCCGCCCGCGAAGCACTGCAACTCCGGAAGCGACGAGGGGACTACGAGCGGGCCCGGGCTCGACTTCTCCGCGTTACAGGCGCTTCCACCCCGCGCCCTCGAGCTTGCGGGCGCAGTCCTCGTTGGCTGAATGCGCATTCAACGGCGGGTCCACCCACACCCCACACTGGAAGACGGAGCCGGTCTTCGGATCCTGCATCAGGATTACGGCTTTTGAGGCACAACCGACCAGGAGCGACAGCACGAAGAGTCCGAGCAGAACCGTTCGCATCATCGCCTCCGTCTGTCGTGGGAGAGGTGGGCCCCCAACGGCAGTCCAAGTCTAGTCCAAGTGCGGGGGCTCAGTCGAGGTCATTCGGGACTACTCTTGATGAGGAAGCCGCGAGTGCCAGAGACACGAACACCCGCGAGAATCGCGGGCATTCATGATCTTGGTCAATCAGGTGTGATCTAGCGTGACACGGGAAGGGGCGATTTCGAGTCGGACGCCTTCAACCGGGCTCGGCCACCCCTCCGGACCAACTCGATGTCGTCCGGCGTCATCTTCTTCGCGCTTGGAAGAACTCGCGCAGCAGTCCCCCGCATTCCTCGCTTCTCACGGCCCCCGTCACCGCCACTTCGTGATTCATCCGGCCGTCGTCCAGCAGCCGGTACAGGCTTCGCACGGCGCCCGCCTTGGGGTCGGGCGCGCCGTAGACCACGCGCCCGAGCCGCGCCAGGAGCGCCGCCCCGCAGCACATGGGGCATGGCTCCACCGTCGCATAGAGCGTCGCGCCGGGGAGCCGGTAATTCCCCAGCGCGCGGCCGGCCGCCCTGAGCGCCAGCAACTCGGCATGGGCCGTGGGGTCGCTCGTGGCGATGGGCCGGTTCCGTCCGCGGCCGATGACCCGACCGTCCAGCACCACCACGGCGCCCACCGGGACCTCCCTGGCGGCGCCGGCCTGCCGCGCCTCCTCCAGCGCCAGGCCCATGAAGCGCCCATCCTCCGCAGCGGGGCCGGGAGGCTCGGGCCCCGGGTGCCTCATCGACCACCTGCTGAGAGCGGGGGCGCCGCTGTCGCGACTCCCCCGCCCTCGACCTGGTGCGCCCAAGAGGAATCGAACCTCTGACCTTCGGATTCGTAGTCCGACGCTCTATCCATCTGAGCTATGGGCGCGTGGCGGAGAGGCCGGGATTCGAACCCGGGACAGAGGTTTTGCCCCTGTAACCGCTTAGCAGGCGGCTGCCTTCGGCCGACTCGGCCACCTCTCCAAACACTGAAGCCTACCGAGTATAAAGGATTTCAGCCGGCGCGACTACCGGGAGCCTGCCTGGGCCCCCTCCCAGTGGACCATGGGCAGGCCGGCGACGGGGGAACGGAAGCTGGGGATGCACCTCCCGCGCAGGCTGCCGAGATACACCGTCCGGAGATCGGGCCCCCCGAAAGTCACGCTGGCG is a window from the Candidatus Rokuibacteriota bacterium genome containing:
- a CDS encoding nucleoside deaminase, with amino-acid sequence MGLALEEARQAGAAREVPVGAVVVLDGRVIGRGRNRPIATSDPTAHAELLALRAAGRALGNYRLPGATLYATVEPCPMCCGAALLARLGRVVYGAPDPKAGAVRSLYRLLDDGRMNHEVAVTGAVRSEECGGLLREFFQARRR